One region of Limnospira fusiformis SAG 85.79 genomic DNA includes:
- a CDS encoding 16S rRNA (cytosine(967)-C(5))-methyltransferase: protein MTDNPRQLAFVTLRDIQRRGAFADLVLDEKLRQADLKDADRRLGTELVYGCTRRRRTLDAIIDRLAKKPAHQQPPDLRIILHLGLYQLSFSTNIPPSAAVNTTVDLTKVNHLSGLGGFVNGLLRQYLRLLEAGNSLESILQLPENPVSRLGILHSFPDSMIKFWLEELGESQTEQLCDWFNQSPSLDLRINPLSTTLETVETAFQQREIIGSPIPKLPQGWRLSYGVGAIANLPGYDQGWWTVQDASAQLVGYVVDPQPGEIIIDACAAPGGKTTHIAELMGDNGKIIAIDRSPGRLKPLQQNIKRLKLRSIQVEVGDSRHFPQYNNTADRVLLDAPCSGGGTLHRRSDARWRQTPDQIRQLSQLQAELLEMVSHWVKPGGVLVYATCTLHPQENEWAIASFLSRHPTWRVEVPNIDLPVEPTKEGWLKIWPHRHQMDGFFIAKLRHLCSTTTAEKSK from the coding sequence GTGACTGATAATCCTCGCCAATTAGCTTTTGTCACCCTCCGAGACATTCAACGACGGGGCGCATTTGCTGATCTAGTTTTAGATGAAAAGTTGCGTCAGGCTGATCTCAAAGATGCCGATCGCCGCCTGGGAACAGAATTAGTTTACGGTTGTACCCGACGCAGGCGAACCCTCGATGCAATTATTGATCGCCTAGCCAAAAAACCCGCCCACCAACAGCCGCCAGATCTGAGAATTATTCTGCATTTAGGATTATATCAACTCTCCTTTAGCACGAATATTCCCCCGTCGGCGGCGGTGAATACCACTGTAGACCTAACCAAAGTCAACCACTTATCAGGTTTAGGCGGGTTTGTTAATGGTCTCCTACGTCAGTATTTGCGCCTGTTGGAGGCGGGAAATTCCCTCGAGTCAATTTTGCAGTTACCGGAAAATCCCGTTTCTCGGCTGGGTATTCTCCACAGTTTCCCCGACTCGATGATCAAATTCTGGTTGGAGGAGTTGGGGGAGTCTCAAACTGAACAACTCTGTGACTGGTTTAATCAGTCCCCTAGTTTAGATTTAAGGATTAACCCCCTCTCGACTACGTTGGAAACGGTGGAAACAGCCTTTCAACAACGGGAAATCATCGGATCGCCTATTCCCAAACTTCCCCAGGGTTGGCGATTATCTTATGGTGTGGGGGCGATCGCCAATTTACCGGGATATGATCAAGGTTGGTGGACGGTTCAGGACGCATCCGCCCAACTGGTAGGATATGTGGTAGATCCTCAGCCTGGGGAAATTATAATTGATGCCTGCGCCGCCCCCGGCGGAAAAACTACCCATATCGCAGAACTGATGGGGGATAATGGTAAAATTATTGCTATTGATCGCTCCCCGGGACGGCTAAAACCTTTACAACAGAATATTAAGCGCCTCAAGTTGCGATCGATTCAGGTGGAAGTGGGAGATAGTCGTCATTTTCCACAATATAATAATACAGCCGATCGCGTACTATTAGATGCACCTTGTTCTGGTGGTGGGACCTTGCATCGGCGGTCTGATGCGCGTTGGCGACAAACTCCCGATCAGATTCGGCAATTGTCTCAACTTCAGGCAGAATTATTAGAGATGGTCAGTCATTGGGTGAAGCCGGGAGGGGTGTTAGTTTATGCCACTTGTACTTTACACCCCCAGGAAAATGAATGGGCGATCGCATCTTTTTTAAGTCGTCATCCCACCTGGCGTGTAGAGGTTCCTAATATAGATCTTCCGGTGGAACCGACTAAGGAAGGTTGGCTGAAAATATGGCCCCATCGTCACCAAATGGATGGATTTTTTATAGCTAAACTTAGGCACTTATGTTCTACTACTACGGCCGAAAAAAGCAAATAG
- a CDS encoding winged helix-turn-helix transcriptional regulator, which translates to MKVKKYYESVAPYGREQCAEIICPIQFLMDIIGSKWSVQILRELFRGDMRTHELIEALPGISTKTLTIRLRELEKYGLLIRTVYPEIPPHVEYSLTAKGRELKPVILAMKQVGEQWLHQESCICALELSG; encoded by the coding sequence ATGAAAGTTAAGAAATATTACGAATCCGTTGCCCCCTATGGACGGGAACAGTGCGCTGAGATCATTTGTCCCATTCAGTTTTTAATGGATATCATTGGTAGCAAATGGTCAGTCCAAATTTTGCGGGAGTTATTCCGAGGCGACATGAGAACCCATGAATTGATTGAAGCCTTACCAGGTATCAGCACAAAGACCCTGACTATCCGATTGAGAGAGTTAGAAAAGTATGGCTTATTAATCCGTACCGTTTACCCAGAAATCCCTCCCCATGTGGAATATTCTCTAACTGCTAAAGGTCGGGAACTAAAACCTGTAATTTTGGCCATGAAACAAGTGGGGGAACAGTGGCTACACCAGGAAAGTTGTATATGTGCTTTGGAATTGAGCGGCTAG
- the ppsA gene encoding phosphoenolpyruvate synthase codes for MLKLFANKKAQIKQNKTLILWFEDVRLADLPLVGGKNASLGEMIQQLELRGINVPQGFAITAEAYRYFIEYGGLESELRWLLAGLDIEDIKNLRQRGKEARSLIVNTLLPPDLEQAIAIAYKQLCDLYGNETDVAVRSSATAEDLPSASFAGQQETYLNIHGIKGILEATRKCFASLFTDRAISYRSLQGFDHFDVALSIGVQKMVRSDLATSGVMFSIDTETGFKNAVIITAAYGLGETIVQGTVNPDEFMVFKPMLREGFRPIIAKRLGSKAVKMVYDRQEATRLIPVPETEKQKFALSDEEILKLAKWAQIIEDHYNQIRGCYSPMDIEWAKDGQTGELFIVQARPETVQSQKSDRIWQQYHLQGTAEVLVEGRAVGDRIGQGKTRVLLNVQRIHEFKPGEILVTQKTDPDWEPIMKKASAIITNSGGRTCHAAIIAREMGIPAIVGCGNATDILRTGQAVTVSCAEGEVGKVYQGLVPFAIAKTVLDDLPKTRTQILLNIGNPAEAFSLASQPCDGVGLARLEFIIANQIRVHPLALINFYQLQDETARQEIDRLTAGFNSKPDYFVSQLAQGIGTIAAAFYPKPVIVRMSDLKSNEYANLLGGRQFEPLEENPMIGWRGASRYTDPKYRPAFALECQAIKRVRDEMGLANVIPMIPFCRTPEEGQQVLAEMAKHGLKRGENSLQVYVMCELPSNVLLADKFCQVFDGFSIGSNDLTQLTLGLDRDYGLVAHIFDERDEAVKRMIKMVIQTAKRYDRKIGICGQAPSDYPEFIRFLVNLGIDSISLNPDSLLKTLLEVAKIEK; via the coding sequence ATGTTAAAACTATTTGCCAATAAAAAAGCCCAGATTAAGCAAAACAAAACTCTGATTTTATGGTTTGAAGATGTGCGACTTGCTGACCTTCCCCTAGTGGGTGGTAAAAATGCTTCCCTAGGGGAGATGATTCAACAACTGGAATTGCGGGGAATTAATGTTCCCCAGGGTTTTGCGATCACCGCCGAAGCCTATCGCTATTTTATTGAATATGGCGGTTTGGAAAGTGAGTTGCGATGGTTATTGGCTGGTCTGGATATTGAAGATATTAAAAACCTGCGCCAGCGGGGGAAAGAAGCCCGATCGCTAATTGTTAATACCTTGTTACCCCCCGATCTTGAACAGGCGATCGCCATAGCCTATAAACAACTGTGCGACCTATATGGTAATGAAACAGATGTAGCAGTGCGATCGTCAGCCACCGCTGAAGATCTCCCATCAGCCAGCTTTGCGGGACAACAGGAAACCTATTTAAATATTCACGGTATCAAGGGAATTTTAGAAGCGACCCGCAAATGTTTCGCCTCCCTATTCACCGATCGCGCTATTTCTTACCGTAGCCTCCAAGGTTTCGATCATTTTGATGTAGCCCTATCTATTGGCGTACAAAAAATGGTGCGATCGGACCTAGCCACTTCCGGGGTAATGTTCTCAATTGATACAGAAACCGGATTCAAAAATGCCGTCATCATTACCGCCGCCTATGGCTTAGGGGAAACCATAGTCCAAGGGACTGTCAACCCTGATGAATTCATGGTATTTAAACCCATGTTGCGGGAGGGTTTTCGACCCATTATCGCCAAGCGTCTGGGTAGTAAAGCCGTGAAAATGGTTTACGATCGCCAGGAAGCTACCCGCCTTATTCCCGTCCCAGAAACCGAAAAACAAAAATTTGCCCTAAGTGATGAGGAAATTCTCAAGCTGGCTAAATGGGCGCAAATTATCGAAGATCACTATAACCAAATTCGGGGCTGTTATTCCCCCATGGACATTGAATGGGCGAAAGACGGCCAAACTGGGGAATTATTTATTGTCCAGGCGCGTCCCGAAACAGTCCAATCTCAAAAGTCCGATCGCATTTGGCAACAATATCACCTCCAAGGTACAGCAGAAGTCTTAGTCGAGGGTCGCGCTGTAGGCGATCGTATTGGTCAAGGTAAAACCCGCGTTTTGCTTAATGTCCAGCGCATTCATGAATTTAAACCCGGCGAAATTTTAGTTACCCAAAAAACAGACCCCGACTGGGAACCAATTATGAAAAAAGCCTCCGCCATTATTACCAACTCCGGCGGTCGCACCTGTCATGCGGCGATTATTGCGCGAGAAATGGGCATTCCCGCCATTGTCGGCTGTGGTAATGCTACCGATATCTTACGCACCGGTCAAGCCGTAACCGTTTCCTGCGCCGAAGGCGAAGTCGGTAAAGTCTATCAGGGTTTAGTACCTTTTGCGATCGCCAAAACCGTATTAGACGATTTACCCAAAACCCGCACCCAAATTTTACTCAATATTGGCAACCCAGCCGAAGCCTTTAGCCTTGCTTCTCAACCCTGTGACGGCGTAGGACTAGCGCGACTAGAATTTATCATTGCTAATCAGATCCGAGTCCATCCCCTCGCCTTAATTAACTTTTACCAACTCCAAGATGAAACCGCGCGCCAGGAAATTGACAGACTCACCGCCGGATTTAATAGCAAACCCGACTATTTTGTTAGTCAACTCGCCCAAGGAATTGGCACTATTGCTGCTGCTTTTTATCCCAAACCCGTCATTGTACGCATGAGTGATTTAAAAAGTAACGAATACGCCAATTTGCTGGGAGGGCGACAATTTGAACCCCTCGAAGAAAACCCCATGATTGGTTGGCGGGGTGCGTCTCGGTATACTGACCCCAAATATCGCCCAGCCTTCGCCTTGGAATGTCAAGCGATCAAGCGGGTTCGCGATGAAATGGGATTAGCTAATGTCATTCCCATGATTCCTTTCTGTCGCACCCCCGAAGAGGGTCAGCAGGTCTTAGCAGAAATGGCAAAACATGGCTTAAAACGCGGCGAAAATAGTCTGCAAGTTTATGTCATGTGTGAGTTACCCAGCAATGTTTTATTGGCTGATAAATTTTGCCAGGTGTTTGATGGTTTTTCTATCGGTTCCAATGATTTAACTCAGTTAACTCTCGGTTTAGATCGTGATTACGGACTGGTAGCCCACATTTTTGATGAACGCGACGAAGCCGTTAAACGCATGATTAAAATGGTCATTCAAACGGCGAAACGTTACGATCGCAAGATTGGTATTTGTGGTCAAGCCCCCAGTGATTATCCTGAATTTATCCGATTTTTGGTAAACTTAGGGATTGATTCAATTAGCCTCAACCCTGATTCTCTACTCAAGACCCTACTAGAGGTCGCCAAAATCGAGAAATAG